In Deefgea piscis, the DNA window CTGTTGGCCTTGCCTTTGGTGTTGGCCTTAGCCCAGCCGGTGCAGGCGCGCAATGACAATCGTTTAGCTAAAGGCGCTGTGATTGGTGGCGTACTTGGCTTGGCGGCGGGTAATGGCCTTAAAGGTGCTTTAGGCGGCGCTGCAATTGGTGGTGGTTTGGCCGCAGTGAGCAGCGATGGTTATCGTGGTCGT includes these proteins:
- a CDS encoding YMGG-like glycine zipper-containing protein codes for the protein MQKKVLVRCLLALPLVLALAQPVQARNDNRLAKGAVIGGVLGLAAGNGLKGALGGAAIGGGLAAVSSDGYRGRRAQRGAKKGAVVGAVIGGIAGNGLRGALKGAVAGGAAGAIINH